One segment of Brassica napus cultivar Da-Ae chromosome C3, Da-Ae, whole genome shotgun sequence DNA contains the following:
- the LOC106373983 gene encoding uncharacterized protein LOC106373983, with protein MSADDVNNLQTRDGTAADDNVDKTPAGNVTVVNADENTAAFEEVKKMFSNFKKKSAEQDKVMSFLAKQVESLTARTRAILPCGGTRIRGRRLDFMPPVDRSANTQGKSSGQKPDETTPVPTRKEPEGLPPIEEGEEDEEIERVDLDSSSHAEPTDEDADVHPRRTRSRAAQDDSQFDNPMTQEEEAIFWDKQEELAEEQTRSTRRNANKVGNLLAKNPRFARRLEKCPSPPASPKLSTTDPKAHLQAFQNAMGRAKFRDTERDAGECRLFVEKLRGAALEWFSRLKQKSIWSFRQLTSEFLKQYSMFIDQETYDVDLWSLSQGEDESLRDFIKRFKTVMARVSGISDKVAIDALRKTLWYKSSSRSG; from the exons ATGTCAGCCGACGATGTCAATAACCTACAAACTCGTGACGGAACTGCCGCCGATGACAACGTTGACAAGACTCCAGCAGGGAACGTAACCGTGGTCAACGCTGACGAGAACACCGCAGCGTTCGAGGAAGTCAAGAAGATGTTCTCAAACTTCAAAAAGAAGTCAGCAGAACAAGACAAGGTCATGAGTTTTCTCGCTAAACAGGTTGAAAGCCTAACAGCGAGAACCAGGGCCATTCTTCCGTGTGGAGGAACCCGAATCCGTGGAAGAAGACTTGATTTCATGCCTCCTGTGGACCGGTCTGCCAACACGCAGGGAAAATCGTCTGGACAAAAACCCGACGAAACTACTCCCGTGCCAACGCGGAAAGAGCCGGAAGGCCTTCCTCCCATCGAGgaaggtgaagaagatgaagaaatcgAACGCGTCGATTTGGATTCTAGCAGTCACGCCGAACCTACGGACGAAGACGCAGATGTGCATCCACGACGAACAAGGAGCCGTGCGGCTCAAGATGATTCCCAGTTCGACAATCCTATGACCCAAGAGGAAGAAGCCATCTTCTGGGACAAACAGGAGGAACTGGCCGAAGAGCAAACTCGGAGTACTCGCAGAAACGCCAACAAGGTCGGAAATCTGCTAGCCAAAAATCCGAGATTCGCGAGGAGGCTCGAAAAATGCCCTTCACCACCCGCATCACCAAAACTAAG TACAACCGATCCTAAGGCACACTTGCAGGCTTTCCAGAATGCGATGGGAAGAGCCAAGTTTAGAGACACCGAAAGAGATGCCGGTGAATGCCGCCTCTTCGTCGAGAAACTCCGCGGAGCAGCGCTTGAGTGGTTCTCTCGTCTGAAGCAAAAATCTATATGGAGTTTCCGCCAACTCACCTCGGAGtttctcaaacagtactctatgttcatagatcaAGAAACCTACGATGTCGACCTCTGGAGTTTATCCCAGGGAGAAGACGAGTCTCTCCGCGACTTCATAAAACGGTTCAAAACCGTGATGGCTAGAGTCAGCGGAATTAGTGACAAAGTGGCCATAGATGCGCTCCGAAAGACTCTTTGGTACAAGTCAAGCTCAAGAAGTGGATAA